The following proteins are co-located in the Oncorhynchus clarkii lewisi isolate Uvic-CL-2024 chromosome 30, UVic_Ocla_1.0, whole genome shotgun sequence genome:
- the LOC139390156 gene encoding zinc-regulated GTPase metalloprotein activator 1-like, producing MDEVLMDEDDDCPELVPIAGNPLSPGEQIPVTIITGYLGAGKTTLLNYILTEQHNKRIAVILNEFGEGSALEKSLAVSQAGELYEEWLELRNGCLCCSVKDNGLKAIENLMQKKGKFDYILLETTGLADPGAVASMFWVDAELGSDIYLDGIVTVIDAKYAMQHLTEEKPEGLVNEAARQIALADLTIINKTDLVNGEELNHLRDTVRSINGLVKILECQKSRVDLSQVLDLHSFDNKDGVNLVEKLQLVKTTRPHLDKSILTVTFEVAGSLSEDVLNVFIQDLLWEKAFKNQAGLPMIVIRLKGIVSIAGKAKQVMLQGVHELYELDETPQVWGEEPRVNRLVFIGRNLDREILQEQFILTVLKVGDRN from the exons ATGGATGAGGTTTTAATGGACGAGGATGATGACTGCCCAGAGTTGGTCCCCATCGCAGGAAATCCTCTCTCACCTGGCGAGCAGATACCTGTGACCATCATCACAGGCTACCTCG GTGCTGGGAAGACGACACTGTTGAACTACATTTTAACTGAGCAACACAATAAGAGAATTGCTGTCATACTCAATGAATTTGGAGAAG GTAGTGCTCTGGAGAAGTCTCTAGCTGTGAGCCAGGCAGGAGAGCTGTATGAGGAATGGCTGGAGCTTAGGAATGGCTGCCTCTGCTGTTCTGTCAA AGACAATGGCCTGAAAGCCATAGAAAATCTCATGCAGAAGAAAGGAAAGTTTGACTATATTCTTCTAGAAACGACAGGACTGGCAGATCCAG GTGCTGTGGCCTCCATGTTCTGGGTTGATGCAGAACTAGGGAGTGACATCTATCTAGACG GTATTGTCACAGTCATTGATGCTAAATACGCAATGCAG CATCTGACAGAAGAGAAACCAGAGGGACTGGTCAATGAAGCAGCTAG GCAGATCGCCCTGGCAGACCTTACCATCATCAATAAGACTGACCTGGTGAATGGAGAAGAGCTCAACCACCTCAGAGACACCGTCAG GTCTATAAATGGTCTGGTCAAGATTCTGGAATGTCAGAAGTCAAG GGTGGACTTATCTCAAGTTCTGGATCTGCATTCCTTTGACAACAAGGATGGAGTTAA CTTGGTAGAAAAGCTACAGCTTGTGAAAACAACAAGACCACATCTGGATAAG AGTATTCTGACAGTGACATTTGAAGTAGCTGGGAGTCTCTCAGAGGATGTTTTGAATGTCTTCATCCAG GATCTTCTGTGGGAGAAAGCATTCAAGAACCAAGCTGGACTTCCCATGATTGTCATTCGCTTGAAG GGGATCGTGTCCATCGCAGGTAAAGCCAAACAGGTGATGTTGCAGGGGGTCCATGAACTCTACGAGCTGGATGAGACCCCACAGGTGTGGGGGGAGGAGCCTAGGGTCAACCGCCTCGTCTTCATAG GGAGAAACCTGGACAGAGAGATCCTACAGGAACAGTTCATCTTAACAGTACTGAAAGTGGGGGACAGGAACTAA